From a region of the Corallococcus macrosporus genome:
- a CDS encoding D-alanine--D-alanine ligase family protein, protein MPLKSLRIAVLHYQAKDDPPDPVVKQVSEALRAAGHEPLDVRVDESVSDLVRSITRARADLVFNLCETFAEDYRLEVNVAAVLELARVPFTGSGTAGLLLAQDKVLTKQLLQFHGVLTPRFATFDGISFQANGDLSFPLVVKPARSDASLGLGVEKDMEGLARRVKKIREEYDDEALAEEFIEGRELYVGVVGDAAKPEVLPVVELDFGSRWNRKRMKIANREVKFGPETPGSPHLVLPTDLSDELQGRISRAAITAFRALKLRDYARIDFRVSSRTNEPYLLEVNPNPYLEAQCEVAMGAKKVGVSYEALVQRIVETAARRHGLGVASRTTHGAPARDAAPAPH, encoded by the coding sequence ATGCCCCTGAAGTCCCTTCGCATCGCCGTCCTCCACTACCAGGCCAAGGACGATCCGCCCGACCCCGTCGTGAAGCAGGTGAGCGAAGCGCTGCGCGCCGCCGGACACGAGCCCCTGGACGTGCGCGTGGACGAGAGCGTCTCCGACCTGGTGCGCAGCATCACCCGCGCCCGCGCGGACCTGGTGTTCAACCTCTGTGAGACGTTCGCGGAGGACTACCGGCTGGAGGTCAACGTCGCGGCGGTGCTGGAGCTGGCGCGCGTGCCCTTCACGGGCTCTGGCACCGCGGGCCTGCTGCTCGCGCAGGACAAGGTGCTGACGAAGCAACTGCTCCAGTTCCACGGCGTGCTCACGCCCCGCTTCGCCACCTTCGACGGCATCTCCTTCCAGGCGAACGGCGACCTGTCCTTCCCGCTGGTGGTGAAGCCCGCGCGCTCGGACGCGTCGCTGGGCCTGGGCGTGGAGAAGGACATGGAGGGGCTGGCGCGGCGGGTGAAGAAGATCCGCGAGGAGTACGACGACGAGGCGCTGGCGGAGGAGTTCATCGAGGGGCGCGAGCTGTACGTCGGCGTGGTGGGCGACGCGGCGAAGCCGGAGGTGCTGCCGGTGGTGGAGCTGGACTTCGGCTCGCGGTGGAACCGCAAGCGCATGAAGATCGCCAACCGCGAGGTGAAGTTCGGTCCGGAGACGCCGGGCAGTCCGCACCTGGTGCTGCCCACGGACCTGTCGGATGAGCTCCAGGGCCGCATCAGCCGCGCGGCCATCACCGCGTTCCGCGCGCTCAAGCTGCGCGACTACGCGCGCATCGACTTCCGCGTGTCCAGCCGCACCAACGAGCCCTACCTCCTGGAGGTGAACCCCAACCCCTACCTGGAGGCGCAGTGCGAGGTGGCCATGGGGGCGAAGAAGGTCGGCGTGAGCTACGAGGCGCTCGTGCAGCGCATCGTGGAGACCGCGGCCCGGCGTCACGGCCTGGGGGTGGCGTCCAGGACCACGCACGGTGCGCCCGCCCGGGACGCGGCGCCCGCCCCGCACTGA
- a CDS encoding RICIN domain-containing protein, producing MSPWWSRVPLHGLLLAASALLPPAASAANETVRVWLTTTSGSALSKKLSVEANKVFGAEAGSATAIDVNDAVTYQTVDGFGGALTDASAWLIFNSPQRTAIMNDLFSVSAGAGQSAIRLPMGASDFSRNNYTYDDTCCDLNDFSVGHDAAYILPLLQQARAINPEVKVFALPWSAPAWMKFNNSLTGGGYLRNDLYGLYANYFVRFVQAYQANGVPIHALSPQNEPHNANGSYPTMQMESNDQSVFTAQHLRPALNAAGFSGVKLLAWDHNWYDGSGPAGYPHEVMAYNGGQAQGAVAGVAYHCYESPEGSYSVQSAFHDAYPAKEVHFTECTGGFWATNAAANLEWALQNNLFGPLRNWSRTSFYWNLALDPNHGPRVGGCADCRGMFTVNNANGTYTRNEEYYAWAHLAKVVRPGAVRVGATSLGNNNIETLAFKNPDGSHALVALNSNDGATLSFKVRWAGQSFEYTLPPRSVASFQWGGTPGTQGPWYRLVNKATGKCVDIVGPSAADGTGLHQWTCHTGASQQWSLVATDSGYSRLVSRYSGKAVDVADVSAADGARVHQWSWVGGANQQFKPVATSGGYTRFEARHSGKVLDVSNCWSSGDGAALQQWVWSNNDCQQFRLEAMP from the coding sequence ATGTCCCCCTGGTGGTCCCGTGTCCCCCTGCATGGCCTGCTGCTGGCCGCCTCCGCGCTGCTTCCCCCCGCCGCGAGCGCGGCGAACGAGACCGTGCGGGTGTGGCTGACGACGACGTCGGGCAGCGCGCTGTCGAAGAAGCTCAGCGTGGAGGCGAACAAGGTCTTCGGCGCGGAAGCCGGCAGCGCGACGGCCATCGACGTGAACGACGCGGTGACGTACCAGACGGTGGACGGGTTCGGCGGCGCGCTCACGGATGCCTCCGCGTGGCTCATCTTCAACTCGCCGCAGCGCACGGCCATCATGAACGACCTGTTCAGCGTGAGCGCGGGCGCGGGCCAGAGCGCCATCCGCCTGCCCATGGGCGCGTCGGACTTCTCGCGCAACAACTACACGTACGACGACACCTGCTGTGACTTGAATGACTTCTCCGTGGGCCACGACGCGGCGTACATCCTGCCGCTGCTCCAGCAGGCGCGCGCCATCAACCCGGAGGTGAAGGTGTTCGCGCTGCCGTGGAGCGCGCCCGCGTGGATGAAGTTCAACAACTCGCTCACCGGCGGCGGCTACCTGCGCAACGACCTGTACGGCCTGTACGCGAACTACTTCGTGCGCTTCGTGCAGGCGTACCAGGCGAACGGCGTGCCCATCCACGCGCTCAGCCCGCAGAACGAGCCGCACAACGCCAACGGCAGCTACCCGACGATGCAGATGGAGTCCAACGACCAGTCCGTCTTCACGGCCCAGCACCTGCGGCCCGCGCTCAACGCCGCGGGCTTCAGCGGCGTGAAGCTGCTGGCGTGGGACCACAACTGGTACGACGGCTCCGGCCCCGCGGGCTATCCGCATGAGGTGATGGCCTACAACGGCGGTCAGGCGCAGGGCGCCGTCGCGGGCGTGGCGTACCACTGCTACGAGAGCCCCGAGGGCAGCTACAGCGTCCAGTCCGCCTTCCACGACGCGTACCCCGCCAAGGAGGTGCACTTCACGGAGTGCACCGGCGGCTTCTGGGCCACCAACGCCGCCGCGAACCTGGAGTGGGCGCTGCAGAACAACCTCTTCGGGCCGCTGCGCAACTGGTCCCGCACGTCCTTCTACTGGAACCTCGCGCTGGACCCGAACCACGGGCCGCGCGTGGGCGGCTGCGCGGACTGCCGGGGCATGTTCACCGTGAACAACGCCAACGGCACGTACACGCGCAACGAGGAGTACTACGCGTGGGCGCACCTGGCGAAGGTGGTGCGTCCGGGCGCGGTGCGCGTGGGCGCGACGTCGCTGGGCAACAACAACATCGAGACGCTCGCCTTCAAGAACCCGGACGGCTCGCACGCGCTGGTGGCGCTGAACTCCAACGACGGCGCCACGCTGTCGTTCAAGGTCCGCTGGGCCGGCCAGTCCTTCGAGTACACGCTGCCGCCGCGCTCGGTGGCGTCCTTCCAGTGGGGCGGGACGCCCGGCACGCAGGGCCCCTGGTACCGGCTGGTGAACAAGGCCACGGGGAAGTGCGTGGACATCGTGGGCCCGTCCGCGGCGGACGGCACCGGGCTGCACCAGTGGACCTGCCACACGGGTGCGAGCCAGCAGTGGTCCCTGGTGGCCACCGACAGCGGCTACTCGCGGCTGGTGTCGCGCTACAGCGGCAAGGCCGTGGACGTGGCGGACGTCAGCGCCGCGGACGGTGCGCGCGTGCACCAGTGGTCGTGGGTGGGCGGCGCCAACCAGCAGTTCAAGCCGGTGGCCACCTCCGGGGGCTACACCCGCTTCGAGGCCCGCCACAGCGGCAAGGTGCTGGACGTGAGCAACTGCTGGAGCAGCGGTGACGGCGCCGCCCTCCAGCAGTGGGTCTGGTCCAACAACGACTGCCAGCAGTTCCGCCTGGAAGCCATGCCCTGA
- a CDS encoding ATP-binding response regulator, which translates to MNTSDTQNAQAPRPAALTVLNVNDDPATLYLLSLTLKQGGYQVLEATGGREALRLAQGRPDLVLLDVHMPDIDGYEVCRRLRASEATHDLLIAHLSSVSVRREDRVRGLAQGADAYWTRPLAEDELLANIEALLRLQTRARDAVRARDRFLSIAAHELKTPLTVLRLNLERAVEMVVGDMEAHGPMEKRLTPAVRHLTRLQNLVDSLLDVSRLSAQGIALQVDTVDFSQLVREQVERFQAPARSANVELEAVLPDAPVTLFGDPRMLEQAVGHLLSNAVKFGQGRPAKARLSTQDGQAVLAVEDQGVGIAPQDHARIFRRFERVQSDGRFEGLGLGLYLAQEITAAHDGTLTVKSALGQGACFELRLPLHRTQRY; encoded by the coding sequence GTGAACACCTCCGACACCCAGAATGCCCAGGCGCCCCGCCCCGCCGCACTCACGGTCCTCAACGTCAACGACGACCCGGCGACGCTGTACCTGCTGAGCCTCACGCTGAAGCAGGGCGGCTACCAGGTGCTCGAGGCCACCGGCGGACGCGAGGCGCTCCGGCTCGCCCAGGGGCGGCCGGACCTGGTGCTGCTGGACGTGCACATGCCGGACATCGACGGCTACGAGGTGTGCCGCCGCCTGCGGGCGAGTGAAGCGACGCACGACCTGCTCATCGCCCACCTGTCGTCCGTGTCCGTGCGCCGCGAGGACCGCGTGCGGGGACTGGCCCAGGGTGCGGACGCGTACTGGACGCGGCCGCTGGCGGAGGACGAGCTGCTCGCGAACATCGAAGCGCTCCTGCGCCTCCAGACCCGCGCCCGGGACGCCGTGCGCGCGCGCGACCGCTTCCTCAGCATCGCCGCGCATGAGCTGAAGACGCCTCTCACCGTGCTGCGCCTCAACCTGGAGCGCGCGGTGGAGATGGTGGTGGGCGACATGGAAGCGCACGGCCCCATGGAGAAGCGTCTCACCCCGGCGGTGCGCCACCTCACGCGGCTGCAGAACCTGGTGGACAGCCTGCTGGACGTGTCGCGCCTGTCCGCGCAGGGCATCGCCCTCCAGGTGGACACCGTGGATTTCTCCCAACTGGTGCGCGAGCAGGTGGAGCGCTTCCAGGCCCCGGCGCGCAGCGCGAACGTGGAGCTGGAGGCCGTCCTTCCCGACGCGCCCGTCACGCTCTTCGGCGACCCACGCATGCTGGAGCAGGCCGTGGGCCACCTGCTCTCCAACGCCGTCAAGTTCGGTCAGGGCCGGCCCGCGAAGGCGCGCCTGTCCACGCAGGACGGCCAGGCGGTGCTGGCGGTGGAGGACCAGGGCGTGGGCATCGCACCCCAGGACCACGCGCGCATCTTCCGCCGCTTCGAGCGCGTGCAGTCCGACGGCCGCTTCGAGGGGCTGGGCCTGGGGCTCTACCTGGCCCAGGAAATCACCGCCGCGCACGACGGCACGCTGACCGTGAAGAGCGCCCTGGGCCAGGGCGCGTGCTTCGAGCTGAGGCTCCCCTTGCATCGCACCCAGCGGTACTGA
- a CDS encoding response regulator, giving the protein MKTVLVVDDEQDIAEAIQAILEEEALRVVICGNGREALARLKEEKPDLAIIDVMMPVMNGYETIDAIRKDGTHHFPILVMSAIQPPRAKAEEQKWAGFLKKPFSLRDLVDTVARLTAS; this is encoded by the coding sequence ATGAAGACGGTGCTCGTCGTCGACGACGAACAGGACATCGCGGAAGCCATCCAGGCCATCCTGGAGGAGGAGGCGCTGCGCGTCGTCATCTGCGGCAACGGCCGCGAGGCGCTGGCCAGGCTCAAGGAGGAGAAGCCCGACCTGGCCATCATCGACGTGATGATGCCGGTGATGAACGGCTACGAGACCATCGACGCCATCCGCAAGGACGGCACCCATCACTTCCCCATCCTCGTCATGAGCGCCATCCAGCCGCCCCGCGCGAAGGCCGAGGAACAGAAGTGGGCCGGCTTCCTCAAGAAGCCCTTCTCCCTGCGGGACCTGGTGGACACCGTGGCCCGGCTGACGGCGTCGTAG
- a CDS encoding FUSC family protein produces the protein MIRRQLLDHARAVARFAPVRPAVKAGLRAALAFFVPTVVGTALHLPGALWLAVGGFNTSFVDKGGSYHARFRAMGGTALAAAASAVLGGLAGMHPALAIPATLLWVTAWSFAGVYGAAANLTGNIAATTFVIALGLPSGGALAALESGLAVLGGSAWAMVLSLVLWPIRPYRPARKAVAACFGAVADYAEGLSRTVQGAREEAWQALIQEQHGRIREHLEVARTTLAATRHGRGERGRGERLLVLLESADAMFMGLIALGEQLESLGPPVSGPVGDPRAAVAVALLECANTARDLVRLVEQEGRSRRPQPEWDGRALRDALGDLDARGLITRLERARLSDIARLLTELRERADVALDTACRLPGPLTEAPPPARELAEESHASLMDPVRAHLTLDSEVLRHALRVGVTTTAAVWIASVFRPNHGYWVTITVLTIMQPYTGPTFLKALQRVLGTVVGGLLAIAVASWLQNPYAMMGLLFCTAALCVSLIPLNYGLFTVFATVTFVLLAELGSGDWTLAPVRIVNTLIGGALALAGTFFLWQRSEETRFPAQLADALRADRAFFAGLAEAWRHGLPPDTAALTAARRKLGLATINAETSFQRLLNEPRWRTEAVEPLMTLLAFTRRFAAVCTLLASRRSAPSTPEVREALSRYAQAMDASMEDLADAVLHGRQPKPLPAFDELIGWNVPHPDGPGAALGAEAPLLQSQLERLTRQLRVLHTAATRRLEALPLATHSRLKGLN, from the coding sequence GTGATTCGCCGTCAGTTGCTGGACCATGCCAGGGCCGTGGCCCGCTTCGCGCCCGTGCGGCCCGCGGTGAAGGCGGGCCTCCGGGCCGCGCTCGCGTTCTTCGTCCCCACCGTCGTGGGCACCGCGCTGCACCTGCCCGGTGCACTGTGGCTCGCGGTGGGCGGCTTCAACACGTCCTTCGTGGACAAGGGCGGCTCCTACCACGCCCGCTTCCGCGCCATGGGCGGCACGGCGCTGGCGGCGGCGGCGTCCGCGGTGCTGGGCGGCCTGGCGGGAATGCACCCGGCCCTGGCCATTCCCGCCACGCTGCTGTGGGTGACGGCGTGGAGCTTCGCGGGTGTGTACGGCGCCGCGGCGAACCTCACCGGCAACATCGCCGCCACCACGTTCGTCATCGCCCTGGGCCTGCCCTCGGGCGGCGCGCTGGCCGCGCTGGAGTCCGGGCTGGCGGTGCTGGGCGGCTCCGCGTGGGCCATGGTGCTGTCGCTGGTGCTCTGGCCCATCCGCCCCTACCGGCCCGCGCGCAAGGCGGTGGCGGCGTGCTTCGGCGCGGTGGCGGACTACGCGGAGGGGCTGTCGCGCACGGTCCAGGGCGCGCGCGAGGAGGCGTGGCAGGCGCTCATCCAGGAGCAGCACGGCCGCATCCGCGAACACCTGGAGGTCGCGCGCACCACGCTGGCCGCCACGCGCCATGGCCGGGGCGAGCGAGGCCGCGGCGAGCGGCTGCTGGTGCTGCTGGAGTCCGCGGACGCGATGTTCATGGGGCTCATCGCCCTGGGTGAACAACTGGAGAGCCTGGGCCCGCCGGTGAGCGGCCCCGTGGGCGACCCTCGCGCGGCGGTGGCCGTGGCGCTGCTGGAGTGCGCGAACACGGCGCGGGACCTGGTGCGGCTGGTGGAGCAGGAGGGACGCAGCCGCAGGCCCCAGCCGGAGTGGGACGGACGCGCGCTGCGCGACGCGCTGGGAGACCTGGACGCGCGCGGCCTCATCACGCGCCTGGAGCGGGCGCGGCTGTCGGACATCGCTCGGCTGCTCACGGAGCTGCGCGAGCGCGCGGATGTGGCGCTGGACACCGCGTGCCGGCTGCCCGGCCCGCTCACGGAAGCCCCGCCCCCCGCGCGCGAGCTGGCGGAGGAGTCCCACGCGTCGCTGATGGATCCCGTGCGCGCGCACCTCACGCTGGACTCGGAGGTGCTGCGGCACGCGCTGCGCGTGGGCGTCACCACCACGGCGGCGGTGTGGATCGCCAGCGTCTTCCGGCCGAACCACGGCTACTGGGTGACCATCACCGTCCTCACCATCATGCAGCCGTACACCGGGCCCACCTTCCTCAAGGCGCTCCAGCGCGTGCTGGGGACCGTGGTGGGCGGGCTGCTCGCCATCGCCGTCGCGTCGTGGCTCCAGAACCCGTACGCGATGATGGGCCTCCTGTTCTGCACCGCGGCCCTGTGCGTGAGCCTCATCCCGCTCAACTACGGGCTGTTCACCGTCTTCGCCACCGTCACCTTCGTGCTGCTCGCGGAGCTGGGCAGCGGGGACTGGACGCTCGCTCCGGTACGCATCGTCAATACGCTCATCGGCGGCGCGCTGGCGCTCGCGGGCACCTTCTTCCTGTGGCAGCGCTCGGAGGAGACGCGCTTCCCGGCGCAACTGGCGGATGCGCTGCGCGCGGACCGCGCGTTCTTCGCCGGGCTGGCGGAGGCGTGGCGGCACGGCCTGCCTCCGGACACGGCGGCGCTCACGGCCGCACGACGCAAGCTGGGGCTGGCCACCATCAACGCGGAGACATCCTTCCAGCGCCTGCTCAACGAGCCCCGCTGGCGCACGGAGGCGGTGGAGCCGCTGATGACGCTGCTCGCCTTCACGCGGAGGTTCGCCGCCGTCTGCACCCTGCTCGCGTCGCGGCGCTCCGCGCCCTCCACGCCGGAGGTGCGCGAGGCCCTGTCCCGCTACGCGCAGGCCATGGACGCCAGCATGGAGGACCTGGCGGACGCGGTGCTCCACGGCCGCCAGCCCAAGCCCCTGCCCGCCTTCGACGAACTCATCGGCTGGAACGTCCCCCACCCGGACGGACCCGGCGCCGCGCTGGGCGCCGAGGCGCCCCTGCTCCAGTCCCAGTTGGAACGGCTCACGCGGCAACTGCGCGTGCTCCACACCGCCGCCACCCGCCGCCTGGAGGCCCTGCCCCTCGCGACGCATTCGAGATTAAAGGGCCTTAACTGA
- a CDS encoding MATE family efflux transporter has product MPTEVEPQSPPAPGLFRLTWPIFFEIFLFMLMGTADTLMLSGVSDAAVSAVGVVNQYVFICILVMEVVSHGASIVVSQYLGAKRSAEAARIAAQAITMNFLLGLAVSGGLLLAADPVLARMNLEPQTREYASTYWHIAGGFLFLQALINVFSSLIRTYGFTRQSMYVALGMNVVHVVGNWVLIFGHFGMPAHGVAGAAMSTVFSRAMAVGVFAWMLWRVMDVRMRPANFVALTREYVRKILRVGVPSAVEQLTYHACQTVFLYYVTYLGPVALASRQYANAMSQYVFLCSLAIGMGTAILVGRLVGARRSQDAYARVLQSLKWSVGITVAVDVMAILFREPLIRLFTQDGDILRLTSQVLVLSLLLETGRSFNLVLVNALRAAGDATFPVMMGMLSMVCMSLPLGYFLVFHLQLGLAGVWLAVAADEWTRGLAMWLRWRSRAWERQSLVSPAEAPGVLAH; this is encoded by the coding sequence ATGCCCACTGAAGTCGAGCCGCAGTCCCCGCCAGCGCCCGGCCTGTTCCGGCTGACCTGGCCCATCTTCTTCGAAATCTTCCTCTTCATGCTGATGGGCACGGCGGACACGCTGATGCTCAGCGGCGTGTCGGACGCCGCCGTCTCCGCGGTGGGCGTCGTCAACCAGTACGTCTTCATCTGCATCCTGGTGATGGAGGTGGTGAGCCACGGCGCGTCCATCGTCGTGTCCCAGTACCTGGGCGCGAAGCGGAGCGCGGAGGCGGCGCGCATCGCGGCGCAGGCCATCACGATGAACTTCCTCCTGGGGCTCGCGGTGAGCGGCGGGCTGCTCCTGGCCGCGGACCCCGTGCTGGCGCGGATGAACCTGGAGCCCCAGACGCGGGAGTACGCGAGCACCTACTGGCACATCGCGGGCGGCTTCCTGTTCCTGCAGGCGCTCATCAACGTCTTCTCCAGCCTCATCCGCACGTACGGCTTCACGCGCCAGTCCATGTACGTGGCGCTGGGCATGAACGTCGTGCACGTGGTGGGCAACTGGGTGCTCATCTTCGGCCACTTCGGCATGCCGGCGCACGGCGTGGCGGGCGCCGCGATGTCCACCGTCTTCAGCCGCGCCATGGCCGTCGGCGTCTTCGCGTGGATGCTCTGGCGCGTGATGGACGTGCGCATGCGGCCCGCGAACTTCGTGGCGCTCACGCGCGAGTACGTGCGGAAGATATTGCGCGTGGGCGTGCCGTCCGCGGTGGAGCAGCTGACGTATCACGCGTGCCAGACGGTGTTCCTGTACTACGTGACGTACCTGGGCCCGGTGGCGCTCGCGTCGCGGCAGTACGCCAACGCGATGTCCCAGTACGTGTTCCTGTGCAGCCTGGCCATCGGCATGGGCACGGCCATCCTCGTGGGGCGGCTGGTGGGCGCGCGGCGCTCCCAGGACGCGTACGCGCGCGTGCTCCAGAGTCTCAAGTGGAGCGTCGGCATCACCGTCGCGGTGGACGTCATGGCCATCCTCTTCCGCGAGCCGCTCATCCGCCTCTTCACCCAGGACGGCGACATCCTGCGGCTCACGTCGCAGGTGCTGGTGCTGAGCCTGCTCCTGGAGACGGGCCGCTCGTTCAACCTGGTGCTGGTGAACGCGCTGCGCGCCGCGGGTGACGCCACCTTCCCGGTGATGATGGGGATGCTGTCCATGGTCTGCATGAGCCTGCCCCTGGGGTACTTCCTCGTGTTCCACCTGCAGCTGGGCCTGGCGGGCGTGTGGCTCGCGGTGGCCGCGGACGAGTGGACGCGCGGCCTGGCCATGTGGCTGCGCTGGCGCAGCCGTGCGTGGGAGCGCCAGTCGCTGGTGTCCCCGGCGGAGGCGCCGGGGGTGCTGGCGCACTGA
- a CDS encoding putative zinc-binding metallopeptidase, with product MMPSPQAESRVLREKHPTEGAERGRLSPRREALLQARIKDLSLRLGGTPLERYIAQLHSELEAKGLSFKPQCYLSDEWGCPSGVPVIGLPFYLADPDLLSIEAELGGSAETEAEILMYLRHEAGHAFNYAYRLYDTDEWRRVFGDWGRPYQDDYKPRPFSRRYVFHISGWYAQKHPDEDFAETFAVWLTPGSDWAKRYQGWGALKKLQYVEDIAKRLGRTTPLVQLAEPDFTTEEMEGTVQDHYRQRELDEKVDVELRNAFDHALEDIFWGPGEAPVSAATLVQAERQRLLSTVGHYAGVSRGVVRALVDHLAERTAALNLTLHPDDSREAAMQLASLVTVLAMNYLHTDRFFED from the coding sequence ATGATGCCATCTCCCCAGGCCGAATCCCGGGTGCTGCGCGAGAAACATCCCACCGAGGGCGCCGAGCGTGGCCGGCTGTCACCCCGGCGTGAAGCGCTCCTCCAGGCGCGCATCAAGGACCTGTCGCTGCGGCTGGGGGGCACGCCCCTGGAGCGCTACATCGCGCAGCTCCACTCCGAGCTGGAGGCGAAGGGACTGTCCTTCAAGCCCCAGTGCTACCTCTCCGACGAGTGGGGCTGCCCCTCCGGCGTGCCCGTCATCGGGCTGCCCTTCTACCTGGCGGATCCGGACCTGCTGTCCATCGAGGCGGAGCTGGGCGGCAGCGCGGAGACGGAAGCCGAAATCCTCATGTACCTGCGCCACGAGGCGGGCCACGCGTTCAACTACGCGTACCGCCTCTATGACACGGACGAGTGGCGCCGCGTCTTCGGCGACTGGGGCCGGCCGTACCAGGACGACTACAAGCCGCGGCCCTTCTCGCGCCGGTACGTCTTCCACATCTCCGGCTGGTACGCGCAGAAGCACCCGGACGAGGACTTCGCGGAGACCTTCGCCGTGTGGCTCACGCCGGGCAGCGACTGGGCGAAGCGCTACCAGGGCTGGGGCGCGCTCAAGAAGCTCCAGTACGTGGAGGACATCGCGAAGCGCCTGGGCCGCACGACGCCGCTCGTGCAACTGGCCGAGCCGGACTTCACCACCGAGGAGATGGAGGGCACCGTCCAGGACCACTACCGCCAGCGAGAGCTGGACGAGAAGGTGGACGTGGAGCTGCGCAACGCCTTCGACCACGCGCTGGAGGACATCTTCTGGGGCCCGGGCGAGGCGCCCGTGAGCGCCGCGACGCTGGTGCAGGCCGAGCGCCAGCGCCTGCTGTCCACCGTGGGCCACTACGCGGGGGTGAGCCGGGGCGTGGTGCGCGCGCTCGTGGACCACCTGGCGGAGCGCACCGCCGCGCTGAACCTCACGCTGCATCCGGACGACAGCCGCGAGGCGGCGATGCAGCTGGCGTCGCTCGTCACCGTCCTGGCCATGAACTACCTGCACACCGACCGCTTCTTCGAGGACTGA
- a CDS encoding ATPase domain-containing protein: MAKSNDSDGNNPSDEGKSPAKRLVTNVPRLDFITKGGLILGSSYAIIGPPGSGKTVLANQIAFQHVKNGGKALYVTLLSESHGRMLENLSQMTFYDDSVIPDRLQYISGYRDLEREGLKGLLELLRKNAQAHGTTLLIIDGMDAAKEFARSDLSFKRFLQDLQTFSSILGCTTLLLAPHHEGEIHPENTAVDGIFELSLWLHGPRAVRELIAIKFRGGPSLLGRHEVEISNQGMVIHPRTEVQFAHPAAEGREDRIRMSFGIPRLDEALHGGVLSGSTTLLLGAPGTGKTLLGLHFLLQGAREGQPGVYFGFFETPPRLIEKAEGTGMGDLQKYVDEGLIEIQWQPPLEHNLDSLAEKLLERIEERKVDRLRLFIDGVSGFRSAAVYPDRMGRFFSALTHQLRMMDVTTLYSDETPLFSPGVDMPQPEAASTVENVILVRYVELRSQLYRLLSIMKMRESAYDSAIREFSISGDGIQVAETFESAESILTGHARISGGDSARPASVKAPLGARKKQGQKASAKKKPAAKKAPAGASRRRRS, from the coding sequence GTGGCGAAGAGCAATGACTCGGATGGGAACAACCCGTCTGACGAAGGAAAGAGTCCGGCGAAGCGGCTCGTCACCAACGTGCCCCGCCTGGACTTCATCACCAAGGGCGGCCTCATCCTGGGCTCGTCCTACGCCATCATCGGTCCTCCGGGCTCCGGCAAGACGGTGCTGGCCAACCAGATCGCCTTCCAGCACGTGAAGAACGGCGGCAAGGCGCTCTACGTGACGCTCCTGTCGGAGTCTCACGGGCGCATGCTGGAGAACCTGTCGCAGATGACGTTCTACGACGACAGCGTCATCCCGGACCGCCTGCAGTACATCAGCGGCTACCGCGACCTGGAGCGCGAGGGGCTCAAGGGCCTCCTGGAGCTCTTGCGCAAGAACGCCCAGGCGCACGGCACCACCCTGCTCATCATCGACGGCATGGACGCGGCGAAGGAGTTCGCCCGCTCGGACCTGAGCTTCAAGCGCTTCCTGCAGGACCTGCAGACCTTCAGCAGCATCCTGGGCTGCACCACGCTGCTGCTCGCCCCGCACCACGAGGGGGAGATCCACCCGGAGAACACCGCGGTGGACGGCATCTTCGAGTTGTCCCTGTGGCTGCATGGCCCCCGCGCGGTGCGCGAGCTCATCGCCATCAAGTTCCGTGGCGGGCCGTCGCTGCTGGGCCGCCACGAGGTGGAGATCTCCAACCAGGGCATGGTCATCCACCCGCGCACGGAGGTGCAGTTCGCGCACCCCGCCGCGGAGGGGCGCGAGGACCGCATCCGCATGTCCTTCGGCATCCCCCGCCTGGACGAAGCGCTGCATGGGGGCGTGCTCTCCGGCTCCACCACGCTGCTCCTGGGCGCGCCCGGCACCGGCAAGACGCTGCTGGGACTGCACTTCCTCTTGCAGGGCGCGCGCGAGGGCCAGCCGGGCGTCTACTTCGGCTTCTTCGAGACCCCTCCCCGCCTCATCGAGAAGGCGGAGGGCACCGGCATGGGGGACCTCCAGAAGTACGTGGACGAGGGCCTCATCGAGATCCAGTGGCAGCCGCCGCTGGAGCACAACCTGGACTCGCTGGCGGAGAAGCTGCTGGAGCGTATTGAAGAGCGCAAGGTGGACCGCCTGCGCCTGTTCATCGACGGCGTGTCCGGCTTCCGCTCCGCCGCCGTGTACCCGGACCGCATGGGCCGCTTCTTCTCCGCGCTCACCCACCAGCTGCGGATGATGGACGTCACCACGCTGTACTCGGATGAGACGCCCCTGTTCAGCCCCGGCGTGGACATGCCCCAGCCGGAGGCCGCGTCCACCGTGGAGAACGTCATCCTGGTGCGCTACGTGGAGCTGCGCTCGCAGCTCTACCGCCTGCTCTCCATCATGAAGATGCGCGAGAGCGCCTACGACAGCGCCATCCGCGAGTTCTCCATCAGCGGGGACGGCATCCAGGTCGCGGAGACCTTCGAGAGCGCGGAGAGCATCCTCACCGGCCACGCGCGCATCTCCGGCGGCGACTCCGCCCGGCCCGCCAGCGTGAAGGCCCCCCTGGGCGCGCGCAAGAAGCAGGGCCAGAAGGCCTCCGCGAAGAAGAAGCCGGCCGCGAAGAAGGCCCCGGCGGGCGCGTCCCGGCGGAGGCGGTCATGA